The Vibrio gazogenes DNA segment TTGGATGAACTAAATAACAATATTGGGACACTAGAGCAATTAGCTCTTATTCACAAATCACACTATAGACCATCGTTTACAGTTAAAGAGCATTCATGGTCTTTAGACGCTACAGAATTGGCATTAGAGACGTTAAAGTTTCCTAAAGTGGTTCAAGACTTCATTTTAAGTATTCAATCGCGATCAGCAGAGTTGTTTAAACATTCAGGGTTGATTTCTGGTGATAGTAATGATGGAAATTGGGGAACAAGAAATAATGGCGAGCTTGTACTGTTCGATTGGGAGAGATTTGGTTTCGGTAGCCCTGCTATTGACTTAGCTCCATTAGTTCAAGGTCTGGGAGATTCTCAAGACTATCAGTCAATTGCCGAGAAGTACGTTAGCTTTAACTCCAAATTCTCCTCCAAATTGCTAGAGAAACACTTGGTTATAGCTAAAACATGGATTCTTATTGAAGTTACAAACATCTTAACTAGTCGAAATAAACTAGATGCATCGATCTACATGAATTGGTACAGAGCCAACGTACCAACGTGGATTGAATCTGTGGGAAAAATTCTATAACTACACTAGATCTCATACCTACGATCTTTGTAGCT contains these protein-coding regions:
- a CDS encoding phosphotransferase family protein — encoded protein: MKSQELSRMGSALVSLEEYEGVQCIKKQNVSPVEMGFYQFAAEQLVGVNTPKLFKIDGSNLFIEYIPNKITLDELNNNIGTLEQLALIHKSHYRPSFTVKEHSWSLDATELALETLKFPKVVQDFILSIQSRSAELFKHSGLISGDSNDGNWGTRNNGELVLFDWERFGFGSPAIDLAPLVQGLGDSQDYQSIAEKYVSFNSKFSSKLLEKHLVIAKTWILIEVTNILTSRNKLDASIYMNWYRANVPTWIESVGKIL